One genomic segment of Pedosphaera parvula Ellin514 includes these proteins:
- the ligD gene encoding non-homologous end-joining DNA ligase, with translation MSLTEYSRKRDFKRTAEPKGRLDRSSKRHRFVIQKHAASHLHYDFRLEMGGTLKSWAVPKGVPFARGEKRLAMEVEDHPVSYIDFEGTIPKGEYGGGTVMVWDKGTFEPLSKEPLKELAGGKLHFILHGSKLNGEWYLVRLRGGRQWLLIKGGSDMKPVSKKMDDTSARSGKSMAELAGSGQAWKSNRATSITKVEKVQVRKLKKASPTTKVSAVRERKSSVKFIEPMKARLVEAPPPGEWIYEVKFDGFRALAFKHGSKVTLLSRNKKDLGEKFPEVVDSIAQIDAEEAIIDGEIVALDKKGRSSFQLLQRYDMGQARPAIFFYAFDLLRLNGKDLRKETVVERKAELERLLTGDLGIVRYSASLEGEVGKLLKQAQKLGLEGLIGKLKNSVYEAGQRSGSWIKLKLHHEQEMVIGGYTDPEGSRKYFGALLVGYYDKKELRFAGKVGTGFNHALLESLYATFNKMGQANCPFVNLPEKRRGRSGQGLTASEMKRCHWLKPKLVCQLKFSEWTEDEKLRQPVFLGLRKDKDAREVVREKPE, from the coding sequence ATGTCGCTCACAGAGTATAGTCGGAAACGCGACTTTAAAAGGACTGCGGAACCCAAGGGCAGACTCGACCGGAGCAGCAAGAGGCATCGCTTCGTCATCCAGAAACATGCTGCCTCACATCTGCATTATGATTTCCGCCTGGAAATGGGCGGCACGCTTAAATCCTGGGCGGTGCCGAAGGGGGTGCCTTTCGCCAGGGGTGAAAAGCGGTTGGCGATGGAGGTGGAGGATCATCCGGTATCGTACATCGATTTCGAGGGGACGATTCCCAAAGGGGAATATGGTGGCGGGACGGTGATGGTGTGGGACAAGGGAACGTTTGAGCCATTGAGCAAAGAGCCGTTGAAGGAGCTGGCGGGCGGGAAATTGCATTTCATTCTGCACGGCTCAAAACTGAATGGGGAGTGGTATTTGGTTCGTTTGCGTGGCGGGAGGCAGTGGCTGTTGATCAAGGGCGGGAGTGACATGAAGCCGGTGTCAAAAAAAATGGATGACACGTCGGCGCGGTCGGGAAAATCGATGGCAGAACTCGCCGGGAGTGGCCAGGCTTGGAAATCCAACAGAGCTACATCAATCACAAAAGTGGAAAAGGTTCAGGTTAGGAAACTCAAAAAAGCTTCACCAACCACGAAGGTGTCGGCGGTAAGGGAGCGAAAGAGTTCGGTAAAGTTCATCGAACCGATGAAGGCAAGGCTCGTCGAAGCTCCGCCGCCGGGAGAGTGGATTTACGAGGTTAAATTCGATGGCTTTAGAGCACTGGCTTTCAAACATGGCAGCAAGGTCACCCTGCTATCGCGCAACAAAAAGGATCTCGGAGAGAAGTTTCCCGAGGTGGTGGATTCGATCGCGCAAATCGATGCAGAGGAGGCAATCATCGATGGGGAAATTGTGGCATTGGATAAAAAAGGTCGGTCCTCCTTCCAACTGTTGCAGCGGTATGACATGGGGCAGGCGCGTCCAGCGATCTTTTTCTATGCTTTTGACCTGCTGCGGTTGAACGGGAAGGATTTGCGGAAAGAAACCGTTGTGGAGCGAAAGGCGGAGCTGGAGAGGCTGCTGACGGGAGACCTGGGCATCGTGCGCTACTCCGCCTCGCTCGAAGGGGAAGTGGGGAAATTGCTAAAACAGGCGCAGAAGTTAGGATTGGAAGGGCTCATCGGAAAGCTAAAGAATTCGGTGTATGAGGCGGGCCAACGCAGCGGGTCGTGGATAAAGCTCAAGCTCCATCACGAACAGGAAATGGTGATTGGGGGGTATACTGATCCTGAGGGGAGTCGCAAATATTTCGGCGCGCTGCTGGTTGGGTATTACGATAAAAAAGAACTGCGATTTGCGGGCAAGGTAGGTACTGGCTTCAATCATGCACTGCTCGAGAGTCTTTATGCCACGTTCAACAAAATGGGACAGGCAAACTGTCCTTTTGTGAATCTGCCCGAAAAGCGCCGCGGCAGGTCTGGCCAGGGTCTGACGGCCAGCGAGATGAAGCGGTGTCATTGGCTCAAGCCGAAATTGGTTTGCCAGCTCAAGTTTTCCGAATGGACGGAGGACGAAAAATTGCGGCAGCCGGTTTTTTTGGGGCTGCGCAAGGACAAGGATGCCAGGGAAGTTGTTCGTGAAAAACCTGAATAA
- a CDS encoding sensor histidine kinase produces the protein MAVLSIAVATLVRMLLDPWLGDHAPFATVFLAILVIAFWAGFGPAVLTIILGYIAVDYFVILPRHSSAISGFSVWAQTLVYAMVSFGIVSLDRLHVAAQSRANQSEEKYRSLYGNTPVMMHSIDQNGTLLNVSNFWLESLGYERSEVIGHKSVEFLTPESRQYALEVVLPEFFETGVCRDIPYQVIKKNGEIIDVLLSAAIEKDRHSGEVHSLAVLIDVTAQKRAEARIKQWNAELESSVRERTAELEAFCYSVSHDLRSPIRQISSFTELLREDYAPLFKEEGREMLRIVIQSAQRMDQLIHDLLALSRLSRCEIQRRPVDLSASLRQLAQQLQKDEPQRQVDFIIAPKILASVDERMLRVALENLLNNAWKFTRLVDRGRIEFGVKLHAGHPTFFLRDNGIGFDMAYAGKLFGVFERLHSASEFPGTGIGLAIVQRVINRHGGEIWAEGAINQGATFYFTLQTQPVGNDGHPQTLESCTAMPEPPAECRKVM, from the coding sequence ATGGCAGTTTTAAGTATTGCCGTGGCGACTCTGGTCAGGATGTTGCTCGACCCCTGGTTGGGAGATCACGCTCCTTTTGCCACTGTGTTCCTGGCCATCCTGGTAATTGCGTTCTGGGCCGGTTTCGGACCGGCAGTCCTTACGATCATCCTGGGTTATATCGCGGTTGACTATTTTGTTATTCTTCCACGACATTCTTCTGCCATTTCTGGATTCTCGGTCTGGGCCCAGACCTTGGTTTATGCCATGGTCTCTTTTGGCATCGTCTCGCTCGATCGCCTCCACGTTGCCGCCCAGTCCCGCGCAAATCAGAGCGAGGAAAAATACCGTTCTCTCTACGGCAACACACCCGTGATGATGCACTCCATCGATCAGAACGGCACCCTCCTCAACGTCAGCAACTTCTGGCTCGAATCCCTCGGCTACGAACGGTCGGAGGTTATCGGCCACAAGTCTGTCGAGTTCCTCACGCCCGAATCCCGCCAGTATGCCCTGGAGGTGGTGCTGCCGGAATTCTTTGAGACGGGTGTCTGCCGCGACATTCCTTACCAGGTGATTAAGAAAAACGGCGAGATCATTGATGTCCTCCTGTCGGCTGCCATCGAAAAAGACCGCCATAGCGGCGAAGTGCATTCCCTCGCCGTGCTCATTGATGTCACCGCGCAAAAACGAGCCGAAGCCAGGATTAAACAATGGAATGCTGAACTGGAATCATCCGTCCGCGAACGCACCGCCGAGCTGGAAGCCTTCTGTTACTCGGTCTCCCACGACCTGCGCTCCCCGATCCGTCAGATTTCCTCCTTCACCGAACTGTTGCGCGAGGATTATGCGCCGCTCTTCAAGGAGGAGGGCAGGGAGATGCTCCGGATTGTCATTCAATCCGCCCAGCGAATGGATCAGCTTATCCACGACCTCCTGGCACTCTCCCGGCTCTCACGTTGCGAAATCCAACGGCGCCCAGTCGACCTCAGCGCCTCGTTGCGGCAATTAGCCCAGCAACTTCAAAAGGATGAACCACAACGCCAGGTCGATTTTATCATCGCCCCAAAAATCCTCGCTTCGGTGGATGAACGCATGCTGCGCGTTGCCTTGGAAAACCTCCTCAATAACGCCTGGAAATTTACCCGCCTTGTCGATCGTGGCCGGATCGAATTCGGCGTGAAACTGCACGCCGGTCATCCCACCTTTTTTTTGCGCGATAACGGCATCGGCTTCGACATGGCCTACGCCGGCAAACTCTTTGGTGTTTTCGAACGTCTCCATTCCGCCTCCGAGTTTCCCGGCACCGGCATTGGACTGGCCATCGTCCAACGCGTCATCAACCGCCACGGCGGAGAAATCTGGGCCGAAGGCGCCATCAACCAGGGCGCAACATTCTATTTCACCCTGCAGACGCAGCCAGTAGGCAACGATGGCCATCCCCAAACCCTCGAGTCCTGCACCGCCATGCCAGAACCCCCTGCCGAATGCCGAAAGGTAATGTAG
- a CDS encoding HEAT repeat domain-containing protein — translation MGKRRRIILITLALLIAGSLAFYLTHPREPSYEGRTLTEWLNLYYRSFSANEPNRPALYDASTNAIKHIGTNAIPFLIKKLTSRETNFQKHLRLSIPKLPRSLLRVPFFQRSLIQFLSTTHGWDQFQGREGLKILGTDALSAVPALARLTKHPDPHVRAMALDSLRSIHPKPEIFLPILLQAMHDPDAGTQMLSAAILADLYPEEADYAGVYKLYPALKPADTNNIFTNQPFGQ, via the coding sequence GTGGGAAAACGACGGAGAATCATCCTGATAACTTTGGCCCTGCTCATCGCGGGCTCGCTCGCTTTTTATCTCACGCACCCCAGGGAACCGAGTTACGAAGGCAGAACATTGACGGAATGGTTGAATCTTTATTACCGATCATTTTCAGCAAATGAGCCGAACAGACCGGCGCTGTATGATGCATCCACCAATGCCATAAAGCACATTGGCACCAATGCCATCCCGTTCCTGATCAAAAAACTAACCTCCCGGGAAACCAACTTCCAAAAGCATTTGCGATTATCAATTCCTAAGCTGCCCCGAAGCCTTCTTCGGGTACCTTTCTTCCAGCGGTCATTAATTCAGTTCCTCTCTACGACCCACGGCTGGGACCAATTCCAGGGCAGGGAAGGCTTGAAGATTCTCGGCACGGACGCCCTGAGCGCAGTGCCAGCCCTGGCCAGGCTGACCAAACACCCTGATCCACATGTGCGAGCCATGGCCTTGGACAGCCTTCGCTCCATCCATCCCAAGCCGGAGATATTTCTGCCGATCCTGCTCCAGGCGATGCATGATCCCGATGCAGGAACCCAGATGCTCTCGGCCGCGATACTGGCAGACTTGTATCCTGAAGAAGCAGACTACGCCGGAGTGTACAAATTATACCCCGCATTGAAACCCGCCGACACCAACAACATTTTCACCAACCAACCCTTCGGCCAATAA
- a CDS encoding choice-of-anchor Q domain-containing protein, translated as MKYTLMRRMKAGNNYKAPSSLTRLGLFQFKNRQISAVLLASILLLCATVRGWAATTYVNINNHAPSAPYATWATAATNIQDAVDAAAPGDVVLVNDGVYQTGWRTVGNVNNRVAVTKPLTLVSVNGPGVTMILGLQFPMYNSSGVRCVYLTNGVVLSGFTLMNGGAQGSGGGVWCASTNVVVTNCVILNNSASSSGGGVYFGTLNNCIISGNSSYADYWSGGGGAYSSILNNCILRGNSAYNGGGAYSGMLNNCILSNNNSTSYGYGGGAYNGTLSNCTLSGNSAASGGGAYFGTLNNCIINGNSAANGGGAYFGTLNSCTVSSNSASQSGGGAYAATLNNCILSGNVATNGGGARGSTLNNCALISNVASNGGGAYSGTLDNCMVTGNLATNGGGAAFSFLNNCRLSSNSASAFGGGAYYGGYPSGGLTNCILAGNSAYCGGGAYYVTLNNCTVTANSASYLGGGTAGGTLNNCIIYYNDALTNANADYFGTLNYCCTVPLPNNGNGNFTKAPLFVDQTGGDFHLQAGSPCINAGLNAYVQESTDLDGNVRIRGGTVDVGAYEFRSPTSVISYAWLQQYGLAMDGSVDFADKDGDGLNNWQEWRAGTDPTNVASLLKLTQTSSTAGQVALTWTSVANRSYFVERATDLGAAVPFSLLQANVPGLPGTTSFTDTNAPAPAYYRVGVQ; from the coding sequence ATGAAATACACACTTATGCGAAGGATGAAGGCAGGGAACAACTACAAGGCTCCTTCTTCTTTGACGCGGTTGGGATTGTTTCAGTTTAAGAACCGACAAATTTCGGCAGTCCTGCTTGCGTCCATATTGCTGCTGTGCGCGACTGTGCGTGGCTGGGCCGCCACGACATATGTCAATATCAACAACCATGCTCCTTCAGCTCCGTACGCGACGTGGGCCACGGCCGCCACGAATATCCAAGATGCCGTGGATGCGGCTGCGCCGGGTGATGTGGTTCTGGTAAACGACGGGGTATATCAAACCGGGTGGCGAACTGTTGGAAATGTGAACAACCGTGTGGCTGTGACCAAACCGTTGACTCTGGTCAGTGTCAACGGTCCGGGTGTAACCATGATTCTGGGGCTGCAATTTCCCATGTATAACTCTAGCGGGGTGCGGTGCGTGTACTTGACCAATGGCGTGGTGCTCTCCGGTTTTACGCTGATGAACGGGGGCGCCCAGGGCTCCGGTGGAGGCGTGTGGTGCGCTTCGACCAATGTGGTGGTGACCAATTGCGTAATCCTGAACAACTCGGCGTCTTCCTCCGGAGGCGGAGTCTATTTTGGCACGCTGAACAACTGCATAATCAGCGGCAATTCCTCTTATGCCGACTATTGGTCAGGAGGAGGGGGAGCCTACTCGAGCATATTGAACAATTGCATCCTGCGCGGCAACTCGGCCTACAATGGCGGCGGAGCCTACTCTGGCATGCTAAACAACTGCATTCTCAGCAACAACAACTCGACAAGTTATGGTTATGGTGGCGGAGCTTACAACGGCACTTTAAGCAACTGCACACTGAGCGGCAACTCGGCCGCCTCAGGCGGTGGGGCTTACTTTGGCACATTGAACAACTGCATAATCAACGGCAACTCGGCGGCCAATGGCGGCGGGGCTTACTTTGGCACATTGAACAGTTGCACTGTGAGCAGCAATTCGGCCTCCCAATCCGGCGGCGGGGCATATGCTGCGACGCTGAACAACTGCATATTGAGCGGTAACGTAGCTACCAACGGTGGTGGGGCTCGCGGCAGCACGCTGAATAACTGCGCGCTAATCAGCAACGTGGCGAGCAATGGCGGCGGGGCTTACTCTGGTACGCTGGACAATTGCATGGTGACCGGCAATCTAGCCACCAATGGCGGCGGAGCTGCTTTTAGCTTTCTAAACAATTGCAGACTGAGCAGTAATTCTGCATCCGCTTTTGGCGGTGGGGCTTATTATGGCGGGTATCCTTCCGGCGGGTTGACCAACTGCATATTGGCCGGCAACTCTGCTTACTGTGGCGGTGGGGCTTATTATGTTACTCTGAACAATTGCACAGTGACTGCAAACTCGGCTTCGTATCTTGGGGGTGGGACTGCAGGTGGCACGCTGAACAACTGTATTATCTACTACAATGACGCGTTGACGAACGCTAATGCCGACTATTTCGGCACATTGAATTATTGTTGCACCGTGCCTTTACCTAACAATGGAAATGGCAATTTCACCAAAGCTCCATTGTTTGTAGATCAAACTGGTGGTGACTTTCATTTGCAGGCGGGTTCGCCGTGCATTAATGCCGGGCTGAATGCGTACGTGCAGGAGAGCACTGATTTGGATGGCAACGTGCGCATCCGTGGGGGGACGGTGGATGTGGGGGCGTATGAGTTTCGGTCGCCAACGTCGGTGATCTCGTACGCGTGGTTGCAGCAATACGGGCTGGCGATGGATGGTTCGGTGGATTTTGCGGATAAGGATGGGGATGGCTTGAATAATTGGCAGGAGTGGCGGGCGGGGACTGATCCGACGAATGTGGCGTCGTTGTTAAAGTTGACGCAGACTTCCTCCACGGCGGGACAGGTAGCGCTGACGTGGACGAGTGTGGCCAATCGCAGTTACTTTGTGGAACGGGCGACGGATTTGGGGGCGGCGGTGCCGTTCTCGTTGCTGCAAGCCAATGTGCCGGGTTTGCCGGGCACGACGTCGTTTACGGATACGAATGCCCCTGCCCCGGCGTATTATCGTGTGGGGGTGCAGTAA
- a CDS encoding IS110 family transposase: MKNQSSDATLTGFAALIGLDWGHGAHAIALEISGANTETSTLEHSAENLHQWLDQLEKRCGGRPVAVAIEASKGAAVYALLERPWITVYPIHPATSTRTRAAFRPSGAKDDTPDALVLLSLLQHHRDRLRPLQLDDEATRTLARLVEARRKAVDRRTLLSNQLQSTLRDYFPQALELVGDNLAAPLALDFLERWPRLTDVQAARNATLKSFYQRHNVRRPELIESRVQRIRSARLLTRDAAVTEVAVRTVRLLVAELRVLQEHIAAFETAIAQAFAAHPEKNLFRELPGAGAVLAPRLLVAFGTLRDRFADAGAMQRYFGVAPVTEKSGGRVWVHWRWNAPVFVRQTLVEWAGQTVVYCPWAKAYYEQQRGKRVGHWAILRALAFKWLRILWRCWQKSEAYEEEKYLRQLEQRRSPIAALARQFAKQMAS, translated from the coding sequence ATGAAAAACCAATCCTCTGACGCCACCCTCACCGGGTTTGCCGCCCTGATCGGACTGGACTGGGGCCACGGCGCTCATGCCATCGCCCTGGAGATCAGCGGCGCAAACACCGAAACCTCCACGCTGGAGCATTCCGCTGAAAATCTCCATCAGTGGCTTGATCAACTGGAAAAGCGCTGCGGCGGCAGGCCGGTTGCCGTCGCGATCGAGGCCAGCAAAGGCGCCGCCGTTTACGCCTTGCTGGAACGGCCCTGGATCACGGTCTACCCGATCCACCCGGCCACCAGCACGCGCACCAGAGCCGCCTTCCGGCCCTCCGGCGCCAAGGACGACACGCCGGATGCCTTGGTGCTTTTGAGTCTCCTGCAACATCACCGCGACCGCCTGCGTCCGCTGCAACTGGATGATGAAGCCACCCGCACGCTGGCCCGCCTGGTTGAGGCCCGCCGCAAGGCGGTGGACCGGCGCACGCTCCTGTCCAACCAGCTCCAAAGCACACTGCGCGATTATTTTCCCCAAGCCCTCGAGCTGGTTGGCGACAACCTGGCTGCGCCGCTGGCTTTGGACTTTCTGGAAAGGTGGCCCCGTCTGACGGACGTGCAGGCCGCCAGGAACGCCACCCTCAAAAGCTTCTATCAGCGCCACAATGTGCGCCGGCCCGAACTGATTGAAAGCCGGGTGCAACGCATCCGTTCGGCCCGTCTGCTCACGCGCGACGCCGCCGTGACCGAAGTGGCCGTGCGCACGGTGCGGCTGCTCGTGGCCGAGTTGCGCGTGCTCCAGGAACACATTGCCGCCTTTGAAACGGCCATTGCCCAGGCCTTTGCCGCGCATCCGGAGAAAAACCTTTTTCGGGAACTGCCCGGGGCCGGCGCGGTGCTGGCCCCGCGGCTGTTGGTCGCCTTTGGCACGCTGCGCGACCGGTTTGCCGATGCGGGCGCCATGCAGCGTTACTTTGGCGTCGCGCCGGTGACCGAAAAAAGCGGCGGACGGGTCTGGGTGCATTGGCGCTGGAACGCGCCGGTCTTTGTGCGCCAAACCCTGGTCGAATGGGCCGGACAAACGGTGGTCTATTGCCCGTGGGCCAAGGCCTATTACGAGCAACAGCGCGGCAAACGGGTCGGCCACTGGGCGATCCTGCGCGCCTTGGCGTTCAAGTGGCTGCGCATCCTGTGGCGCTGCTGGCAGAAATCCGAAGCCTACGAGGAAGAAAAATATCTGCGTCAACTCGAACAACGCCGCTCACCCATTGCCGCCCTGGCCCGCCAGTTCGCCAAACAAATGGCCTCTTGA
- a CDS encoding LexA family protein, translating into MKELTEKFREFRRLHGNLTQAELGEMLGVTGNYIYLIEKGIKRPSKGLTKLFESMYATLPQMGAQPGIHPPINSLTSSGLRTTINPLTFIPGRNSAPVVSWAAAGTAHDYADLANQIEEVVYTDSRDPNAFALIVEGDSMYPEIAAGDVITFSPNSEPRNGNIVVARLAENHGVLVKRFRRTGPEGRTIILESTNQDYPPITLPAEAFRFIYPAVEMKRKWR; encoded by the coding sequence ATGAAAGAATTAACAGAAAAGTTTAGAGAGTTTCGGAGATTGCATGGAAATCTCACTCAGGCTGAGCTCGGCGAGATGCTCGGCGTCACTGGAAATTACATATATCTCATTGAAAAGGGCATAAAACGCCCTTCCAAGGGACTTACGAAATTGTTTGAAAGCATGTATGCCACTCTGCCTCAAATGGGGGCTCAGCCGGGCATCCATCCTCCCATTAACAGTCTAACTAGTAGTGGTCTTCGAACCACAATAAATCCGCTTACTTTCATACCAGGCAGAAATAGTGCGCCGGTAGTGAGTTGGGCGGCGGCAGGCACGGCGCATGATTATGCCGACCTCGCCAATCAGATTGAGGAGGTGGTTTACACGGACAGCCGCGATCCAAATGCGTTCGCGCTGATCGTGGAAGGTGATTCGATGTATCCGGAAATTGCCGCGGGAGATGTCATCACGTTCTCGCCGAATTCCGAACCGCGCAACGGCAACATTGTGGTCGCGCGCCTCGCTGAGAATCATGGCGTGTTGGTGAAACGTTTTCGTCGCACGGGTCCCGAAGGCCGGACCATCATCCTCGAAAGCACGAACCAGGATTATCCTCCCATCACCCTTCCGGCTGAAGCCTTCCGCTTCATCTATCCTGCGGTGGAAATGAAACGCAAGTGGAGATGA
- a CDS encoding phage protein Gp27 family protein encodes MKTRIKERVGDGMRRRCGKIAGLPKDMRDQVSQRLRDGQHHIQVADWLAQNGHPDINRAAVGSWYHGGHQDWLREQERLTEMRAQRDFAFELAAQHVGGSVQEAGLRLAASQLFEVFCDFDVRTLKNMVAQKPERYAVLLNVFERLSKGSIDIEKYKANVAEQKKKIEAELGRAKSGRPFTRETIRKMEEALNLM; translated from the coding sequence ATGAAAACCCGTATCAAAGAAAGAGTGGGGGACGGAATGCGTCGCCGCTGCGGCAAGATCGCCGGCCTGCCCAAGGATATGCGCGATCAGGTAAGCCAGCGCCTGCGCGATGGACAACATCACATCCAGGTCGCCGACTGGTTGGCTCAAAATGGCCATCCGGATATCAACCGGGCCGCTGTCGGCTCATGGTATCACGGTGGTCATCAAGACTGGCTGCGCGAACAGGAACGGTTGACCGAAATGCGCGCCCAAAGGGACTTTGCCTTTGAACTCGCCGCCCAACATGTCGGCGGCTCCGTTCAGGAAGCCGGCCTGCGTCTCGCCGCTTCTCAATTGTTCGAAGTCTTTTGCGACTTCGACGTGCGCACCTTGAAAAACATGGTCGCCCAAAAACCGGAACGCTATGCCGTCCTTCTCAACGTCTTCGAACGCCTGAGCAAGGGCTCCATCGACATCGAAAAATACAAAGCCAACGTCGCCGAACAAAAAAAGAAAATCGAAGCGGAATTGGGCAGAGCCAAATCAGGCCGCCCATTCACCAGGGAAACGATTCGCAAAATGGAGGAAGCATTGAATTTGATGTAA
- a CDS encoding terminase large subunit domain-containing protein, producing MNNTDKYFLPFQTRWINDSSRLKIVEKSRQIGFSYCTAYSAVRRVAAEEERLDVWVSSRDDAQARLFLEDCKEWARTMQIAEPDADEVVFDSKTDFSAHVLQFKTGLRIYSLSSNPNALAGKRGHVILDEFALHADQRLLYRIAKPVTTWGGQLEIISTHRGANSVFNEMIRGIKENGNKMGWSHHKVTLHDAIAEGLVERINAKTGRNESREAYLARVESECLDQEQWLQEYCCVPADETSAFITYDMISGCEDDCLKDFNYLAECKNPLYLGVDVGRKRDLTVMDVGEKIGDVIWDRLRIEMQGRTFAEQEFELERLLALPKLRRACIDATGIGMQLAERARERFGWKVEPVMFTAPMKEELAFPLRGAFEDRTLRIARDPQLRADLRGIKKEITTSGNIRFVGESADSHCDRFWAKALRHHAAAYRGGVGAMVG from the coding sequence ATGAATAACACAGACAAATACTTTCTCCCGTTTCAAACCCGTTGGATCAACGACTCCTCACGATTGAAGATCGTCGAAAAATCCCGCCAGATCGGTTTCTCCTACTGCACCGCTTATTCCGCCGTTCGCCGCGTCGCTGCGGAGGAGGAGCGCCTCGACGTTTGGGTTTCCTCGCGTGATGACGCCCAGGCGCGGCTCTTTCTCGAAGATTGCAAGGAATGGGCCAGGACGATGCAGATCGCTGAACCGGACGCGGATGAAGTTGTCTTCGACTCCAAAACCGATTTTTCAGCTCATGTCCTGCAATTCAAAACCGGCCTGCGCATCTATTCCCTCAGCTCCAATCCCAACGCCCTCGCCGGAAAACGCGGCCATGTCATCCTCGATGAATTTGCCCTCCACGCCGACCAACGTCTTTTGTATCGCATTGCCAAACCAGTTACCACCTGGGGCGGGCAACTGGAAATCATCTCCACCCACCGCGGTGCGAACTCCGTCTTCAACGAAATGATCCGTGGGATCAAGGAAAACGGCAACAAAATGGGCTGGTCGCATCACAAGGTCACTCTCCACGATGCCATCGCCGAAGGCCTTGTGGAACGCATCAATGCGAAAACCGGCCGCAATGAATCTCGCGAAGCTTACCTCGCCCGCGTCGAATCCGAGTGCCTCGATCAGGAGCAATGGCTCCAGGAATATTGCTGCGTCCCTGCTGATGAAACCAGCGCCTTCATCACCTACGACATGATCTCCGGTTGCGAAGACGATTGCCTCAAGGATTTCAACTACCTGGCTGAATGCAAAAATCCCCTTTATCTCGGCGTCGATGTCGGTCGCAAGAGAGACCTCACCGTGATGGATGTGGGTGAAAAGATTGGCGACGTCATCTGGGACCGTCTGCGCATCGAGATGCAGGGCCGTACCTTTGCGGAACAGGAGTTTGAACTTGAACGTTTGCTTGCGCTTCCCAAATTACGCCGCGCTTGCATCGATGCCACTGGCATCGGCATGCAACTCGCCGAACGCGCCCGCGAACGATTTGGTTGGAAGGTTGAACCCGTGATGTTCACTGCACCCATGAAGGAGGAACTCGCCTTCCCACTGCGCGGTGCCTTCGAGGACCGCACCCTCCGCATCGCCCGCGATCCCCAATTACGCGCCGATTTGCGCGGCATCAAAAAGGAAATCACCACCAGCGGAAACATCCGGTTTGTCGGCGAAAGCGCCGACAGCCATTGCGATCGATTCTGGGCCAAAGCCCTCCGCCACCACGCCGCTGCCTATCGCGGCGGCGTCGGCGCCATGGTCGGCTGA